GACTACTGTAGAGCCATATAAGGCTATGGTCCTATTAGTCCTTAGTCCTGCTTACAACACAAGAGCCTATGCCTTTTAAATAGGGTTAGAGGACTTTGGTGATCTGGTGGGTGCATGAACTTGCAGCTTGGGCATGAAGGGGATGACTTGTACAACATAACCAACATATGACACCGGTAACACACTGTTGCCACCATTTCTGGCTGATCCATCTCCAAGGATAGTCCCGAACCCATCGATTTCCGAACCGGTTCTTGTTTGGCCCAATTATCATCTGAATTATGGGTCTTCAATGATTCATATGGGAGGTTGAGTTCCAAGTCTAAGCTTACATGTTTGGGAATACTTGATCCATTTCCATCTGGGCTTTGCCTTGGATCTTTAGAGGTTCTTTTTTGGGTCCTAGTATTGTAGAAGTGTATCTTCCCAGACTGCAAAGATTAAAAAGAGAATTAATAAATGAAGTATTAAATTTAAAGAATGATATATTTGATTTGATATTTCCACTTTTGGCATTTAAAGATCTCTACCTGGATATCGAGGCATCGTTGCCACTCCAAAGGTAAGGGTTTCTGTTCCAGGTGGAGCTCAATATCAGACTCCTTTGatgttgtgtttgaatgctTCTCGACATcctctttggcttcttcttctatctcttCCCATCTCCTCTTCTTTGATGAATTCTCAAACTGAgaaatcatttttctttgatttggagAGACTGGTGTTTGAAAAGAAACCATGgatggatctctctctctctctctctctgcaactcTTTGGTTTGATCGAATGGTGAAGTAATGGTGGTTATATAGATGACTGCAGGCAAAGAATTAAGAGTGAGAAATCTAATGGAGTAAATTTAGGAGACATTAATAAGGGCCCACCCTTTGTGGATCCTTTTGCTCTTCCAACTTGGCTAATCTAGTTTTGCATCAACCTCAAGCCGTTTTTAAAATTAGGATTattgtaagggtgtcaattggttcaattttgatttttttgatttggtttaagaTACAGTATGCGAAAATCAAAACGAAATAAGAACCTATTATCCAAATCAGAATCGAACCAACTTGGTTCTATTTGGTTTGTTTGATTCATGATTTGGTTTTTATCCGATTTGTATTCGATTTGATCCCCATTTAGATGTTATGACGAACTTTATACAtctttaagaacaaaaaaactttGTATTTGTTAGGTCATAATTCaccaattgttttttttttttttttttttcaaactttaaACAATGAATAGAATTTATCATTCATATTgactaaaatattttttaaaaatatgatttatttggTTTAAAAATAAGTAATTCAGTTCCATTTGATGGGTTCAAtcatgaaaccaaaatcgaaaaaaaaaaatccacattttGAAACCTAAATcaaatggttcaatttggtttgaatttaaTTGACCGGTTCTGATTTTCAGTTCTGTTTCTAGATTGACACTTTACATACCATCAATAGATAGTTTTAACATGCATGAGAGCTTAGTTAAGCCGGAGTGTAGATCAAGTTCTCGTATGAAATCATTTTTGTATAGGTTGATCCATACAGATAGAATCCACTAAAAAGTTGATTGTTGAGTGGATTCTATTTATGCAGATCAGGTCCATACGAGAATGATTcgaggacttgatccactcTCGTCAAGCCGAACCAGACATGAATGAGTTATTACAGTCGGTGACCCTTcaactggagagagagagagagagagagagagagagagagagagtttggaaAAGGCTATTAAATAAGGGAGACTGGTTACAGTTGAATAATGCTTAAATGCCTATCGCTCTTCATTAACTCCCAAGTTCCTAAATTTGGTAACCCATAGAACCAACACTTTAAAAGTTTCCTGTACCCTCAATCCTCCACCTATTAAAACAACTACAACCCCCATGGCTCTTGaattaaactctctctctctctctctctctctaattactGAAATTCCTTTAACCAAACGCTGTGTCTCCAAAATACCTATTTTAACTTAGAAGCCAAAATGAATGGTTGTAACCTGTAAGTCTGAAGTCTTTAACCATTCATTcaatatttcttctttttcgtcTTCTTTGCCGGCTTGACCACCAACCCAACACCCTTTTCAACACTAACATACAGGCCCAGCTATACAGTATGTGTTCATTAATCATGACTTCATCAATTTCACAATGTCTAAAACCGGCTCAGTTCACTAACTCAACCTGATGACTCAGCCACAAACTGTTGAATCGACTTCCATAATTCATAATTGAACCAATGGATCAAACTGATTTTGTTGACCGGTTTGACTGAACCCAGACCCAGAAAGCTGGTCAGCAGAATGGGCTTGAGGACTAGACCGGGTTTCAAATATTGGTAGTTGGTACTCCATGTCACTACTACCATATTTCATATGTAGGGTTTGAAAGAATGGAATCGAGATCCGGATCATCAGTCCTAAGGGATTTCAATTCGGGTTGAAATTTAGTCTAGATTGGTTAGGGATTGGCCAATTAACCCTAGAAATCCAGTATatatataacaacaacaacttagccttatcccaactaaatggggttaaCTACATATATAGATCGACCAAAGACCAAAGACGTTGATCACATGGAAAAGATTCCTACGATGTCGGTGTGCAAATTCCATCCCACACCTCAAAATCCATGCCATGAATTCTCTCTCTGCAAATTAGATACCATTGTATATGAACCGTTTCCCACAGAACCTATTAATGAGAAACGAGTTAGGATCAACCTACTTCACGCAGGAGAGGAGTTATCCTCCCCACATGGGATCCCACAACCCAAGTACTAACCAATTAAACCAAGTGCCAAAGCAATTAATGCACATTAACTCATAGTATGATACCCTATGGATGATGAGAATCCTATGTGGAGAAGTCACCGTGTAAGAAGAGGATTCAGACTTGTGAGAAACTACACTCTGATGTCGTGGAAAACCTCTCCCATGTCTTATGTATTCATTAGCATATGTTCCTCTTGCAcctattatttcattttctttacgTTATTATGAATGTTTGGTAGACCTGTACTTAACATGAATGCATTCGTTTGTTTCTTATACCTAAGTGAACAAATGGGGTAGTTGAACACCAAAAATCTTTAGATTGGTTATATGAAGAAGCCATGCATGTAGATTACTTAAGTAAAAACAAAGTTTTAATAACCCttcttaaaaattaatttatccAAGTTAATAATGTCTTTATTGTTGTAGTAAAGTAGATTTCTTTTGAAGTAGACATGATCCTCAGCTTACATTAACTATTCAGGTGAGCCTAGCTGCATCACCTACAAGATCAAATAAATCTAGGAAAccctcaagtgggattaacaggTAACAAGTTTGTAACTGCTAGGGTTTTTCCAAAGGTGGGGCCAAGAGTTAAAAagtccagagagagagagagagagagagagagatcattgtGGTTAGGGTTCATCTCTACCAGCCTTCATTAACTCAACCTGAATTCTCTTAAATGCAGAACTTAAAGATGATAGCATTAAGATGAGCATTGACAAACCTCGCTTTCCACAACACCTTCATGACTCACACCACCGGTTTCTGTTAAATGCTCTCAGCTACTCCATCTCTGAAACATTGTTTATAGAACACCCTTGAAAttcttttgtttcctttaaTAACCTCATTAAAAGTGGTCTACCCACATGTTACAACATACCATATTCTAAGGATATAAAAATGGAACCCACAAATTAAATTGGTCCTACAAAGGTGATGGGTCTAATTAGCTTTTTGTAAAGAGAATGATTTTCAATAGAAGAATGAAGTTGACAAGAAGTTTAAACTTAACAAAGGGGGCCAGGGTGAAGGACCCTCTTTTGGAAAATATAAGTAAAGTTGAAGCTAATGGCCATATGAGAATTTATCATTTAGTATTATCACAAGCCCTAAAGAAAAGGACGTACCAACAAAATACAGCTTTAAAAAGCTTCATGAAGGGTGATGATAATCACTTGTGTCTTCACCCACTTTTTTCAGTTTTGGTTGATAGGTTTTGCTCAATTGGTTGGGTTTGGTGTATGAACAAATGGGACATTACAAAATGATGAATTTATATTACTAATTTGGTGATGACTTTATAGCCTAACTATTGGAATCACTAATTCATCACCTAGATGTGGTAatctaacaattttttttttctttttttatttctttaggtTGGCCAGTTGTGTTTGCAATGATAGTTTTTGGTTTATTGAGATATCTTGTTTAGttattaagtttgaaaatttcacattTTTGAGGTGTAAGGTTTTAAAGCTATGATATGTATATGAATCCCTTTTTTGGCTTCTCATTTGATAATTCTTGTGAAATATTCAATGTTGGGGTTTCATGCAAAAGTAATGATTCTATATGGAATGTGAGCAGTCTTATGTGAAGGTTTACTCCAGAACATTCTCATGAATGGTTAGCATTTAAGATGAGTTCTAGTTGAGTTTTATAGGTGGTATCAAACCTAGAAGAAATGAAGTGCCTTGAAAGATGGAGATAATCCATTAGGGAAGATCTTAAGTTTCAAGTGTGTTCCGACGTAGAAGAAGAGATTGTTGAAATCTCATATGACAACAACAAACAATTCCACACTAGATGTGAATAACTCAATGCGGAATGAAAGAGCCGAGTACTCTCTCCTTGATGGCTAGTTTTAAAGAGTTAAATATCTTAATCCAACGTGTATCTTTTgtgttttatttgaattttttattggattgATTTACTTGgataaatacttttttttttgttagacaTGGATAAACACCAAGTCCATGTCAAACACTTTAACTCTCTCCATCCAACTCCTGCATTTATGATAGGAATAGAAATATCGACCAAACAGATGGATCATAGGATTGGAAAGGACAATGAATAAGAATGGCAATTCCATGGCATTCTTTACAGGATtgtaaggaaaaggaaaatagtaAGAttaatttagaagaaaaaaattacaataattaGTTAATATGATAGG
This genomic stretch from Macadamia integrifolia cultivar HAES 741 chromosome 2, SCU_Mint_v3, whole genome shotgun sequence harbors:
- the LOC122072147 gene encoding uncharacterized protein LOC122072147 gives rise to the protein MVSFQTPVSPNQRKMISQFENSSKKRRWEEIEEEAKEDVEKHSNTTSKESDIELHLEQKPLPLEWQRCLDIQSGKIHFYNTRTQKRTSKDPRQSPDGNGSSIPKHVSLDLELNLPYESLKTHNSDDNWAKQEPVRKSMGSGLSLEMDQPEMVATVCYRCHMLVMLYKSSPSCPSCKFMHPPDHQSPLTLFKRHRLLCCKQD